Proteins from a genomic interval of Symmachiella macrocystis:
- a CDS encoding carboxylesterase family protein yields the protein MIFAALKQWHCLVLAGLLLGVGLHEKLDAADAFSEPIDVSFTAECDGTIQKYVVLLPHGFSTDQSYSLMVALHGHGSDRWQFATAAVNECRAARDVALKHEMIFVAPDYRAKTSWMGPQAEADMIQILEALKSKYKIDKTILVGASMGGSSSLSFAAMHPELIDGVAAMNGTANHLEYENFQDAIQASFGGSKQEIPAEYKRRSAEYWPERLTMPVAITTGGLDKSVPPDSCTRLAKVLKKLNAHVLHIHRPQGGHSTTSADAVKALDFVCERVLTEEKTSTK from the coding sequence ATGATTTTTGCGGCACTTAAACAATGGCATTGCTTGGTACTGGCCGGTCTGCTTTTGGGAGTGGGGCTCCACGAGAAATTGGACGCGGCTGACGCATTTTCAGAACCGATCGATGTCTCGTTTACTGCTGAATGCGATGGGACGATTCAAAAATATGTGGTACTGCTGCCCCATGGGTTTTCAACGGACCAGTCTTATTCGTTAATGGTCGCGCTGCATGGGCATGGGAGTGATCGTTGGCAATTCGCGACGGCGGCCGTTAATGAGTGCCGCGCAGCCCGCGATGTGGCTTTAAAACATGAGATGATCTTCGTTGCACCCGATTACCGTGCCAAAACCTCGTGGATGGGCCCTCAGGCAGAGGCCGACATGATTCAGATACTCGAAGCGCTCAAATCGAAATACAAAATTGATAAAACCATCTTGGTTGGGGCTTCGATGGGAGGCAGCTCCAGTCTCAGCTTTGCAGCAATGCACCCAGAACTCATTGATGGAGTCGCAGCCATGAACGGCACAGCCAATCACTTGGAGTACGAAAACTTCCAGGATGCCATTCAGGCCTCTTTCGGTGGCTCGAAACAAGAAATCCCCGCAGAATACAAACGGCGGAGCGCCGAGTATTGGCCGGAGCGGCTAACAATGCCGGTGGCGATCACGACAGGGGGCTTAGATAAATCGGTACCTCCCGATAGCTGTACCCGGTTAGCCAAAGTGCTCAAGAAACTGAACGCACACGTCTTGCACATCCATCGCCCCCAGGGAGGGCACAGCACAACCTCCGCAGATGCCGTCAAAGCGCTGGATTTTGTTTGCGAACGCGTGCTGACGGAAGAGAAAACCTCTACGAAATAA
- a CDS encoding RAD55 family ATPase — protein MPTHRIQTGIPALDEALGGGLIPGTLTVVAGATGIGKTQLGLQFAHQGCAQEGEPGIIFDMTTRGDSQNQDDYARRLFDWELSCQPPGDQVHPSEVWNRESARRDYLHIFARNGRRVTRGDLEFDDWKVWKLELLKKLQMCIRFFYGNFVQGVRRCVIDGVEPTVKASDSFQFDTFDYVYHQILRKEDDWVARDLFREQFRANSAEVDKHRYNHTEIACLLLYTTHDVMLDDMLVRPIDSGDVFANANTIIYMGKTREANRMGRALHVAKHRGSACDDAIIPFEVTERGIVMGTAN, from the coding sequence ATGCCTACACACCGCATCCAAACCGGTATTCCTGCACTCGACGAGGCCCTGGGTGGCGGGTTGATTCCTGGAACGTTGACTGTTGTTGCCGGCGCAACGGGGATTGGGAAAACTCAACTCGGCTTGCAGTTCGCGCATCAGGGCTGCGCGCAAGAAGGCGAGCCGGGGATTATATTCGACATGACCACCCGCGGCGATTCGCAAAACCAGGACGACTATGCCCGGCGGCTATTTGACTGGGAACTCTCCTGCCAACCCCCTGGCGATCAAGTGCATCCCAGCGAGGTTTGGAACCGTGAGTCTGCGCGGCGGGACTACCTGCACATCTTTGCCCGCAACGGTCGTCGCGTAACGCGCGGCGATTTGGAATTCGATGACTGGAAGGTCTGGAAGCTGGAGTTGCTCAAGAAGCTGCAAATGTGCATTCGTTTTTTCTACGGCAACTTTGTGCAAGGAGTGCGACGTTGTGTGATCGACGGTGTCGAACCGACGGTAAAAGCCAGCGACTCGTTTCAGTTCGACACATTCGATTACGTCTATCACCAGATTTTGCGCAAAGAGGACGATTGGGTGGCGCGCGATTTATTTCGCGAACAATTCCGCGCCAACTCCGCAGAGGTCGACAAGCATCGTTACAACCATACGGAGATCGCCTGCTTGTTGCTGTATACAACGCACGATGTGATGTTGGACGATATGCTAGTGCGGCCGATTGATTCGGGAGACGTGTTTGCCAACGCGAACACGATCATCTATATGGGCAAAACACGCGAAGCCAACCGCATGGGCCGCGCGCTACACGTGGCCAAACATCGCGGCAGCGCCTGCGACGACGCGATCATCCCGTTTGAGGTGACCGAGCGCGGGATTGTGATGGGAACGGCCAACTAA
- a CDS encoding HpcH/HpaI aldolase family protein yields the protein METVKQRLQRDAMVMVCGIGRVCHHNIVQMLGMQGGIDAIWFDQEHAGLSFETLEIGTMAARAHGMDSFVRLAPTDYAVITRCYEAGAGGIMAAQIESAEQAEQVVQWSKFYPRGHRGLNGGGFDGRFGNTPAAEFCERANRELFIAIQIETAGALEQCDEIAAIDGVDLLFVGPADLSQNLGITGQFDHPRLQEGIDRVAAACKKHGKHWGIVPTSPESADRCVENGCKMLVPLADVKILNAGIRANKEAYAKYF from the coding sequence ATGGAGACGGTCAAACAGCGGTTACAGCGCGATGCGATGGTCATGGTCTGCGGGATCGGGCGGGTCTGCCATCACAACATTGTGCAGATGCTCGGCATGCAGGGTGGAATCGACGCGATTTGGTTCGATCAGGAACATGCGGGGCTGTCGTTTGAAACTCTGGAAATCGGCACGATGGCCGCCCGCGCGCACGGCATGGATAGCTTCGTGCGGCTAGCACCGACCGATTATGCCGTGATCACCCGTTGCTACGAAGCCGGCGCCGGCGGCATTATGGCAGCCCAAATCGAGTCCGCCGAACAGGCCGAACAAGTGGTGCAGTGGTCCAAATTCTATCCCCGCGGCCATCGTGGATTGAATGGCGGGGGTTTCGACGGTCGCTTCGGGAATACGCCGGCAGCGGAATTCTGTGAGCGCGCCAATCGCGAATTGTTCATCGCTATTCAAATCGAAACCGCTGGCGCCTTAGAGCAGTGCGACGAGATCGCTGCCATTGACGGCGTGGACCTACTGTTTGTCGGCCCAGCCGATTTGAGTCAAAACCTGGGGATCACCGGACAATTCGATCATCCCCGATTGCAAGAGGGAATCGACCGCGTCGCCGCCGCTTGCAAAAAGCATGGCAAACACTGGGGCATCGTCCCCACCTCACCGGAGTCCGCCGATCGCTGCGTCGAAAACGGCTGCAAAATGCTCGTCCCGCTCGCCGACGTGAAGATCCTCAACGCGGGAATTCGCGCGAACAAAGAGGCGTATGCGAAGTATTTTTAG
- a CDS encoding MFS transporter, producing MNATTFRLVILISMAHALVHVFELSLPSVEQMIGDDFDVAREQTGVLGTVWRVPFGVGAFFAGWLADRFGSKPMLVIYLLGCAATSLLVWTCTSFDALYGVMFAMGCFASIYHPAGLAFISRETTPETRGVALGWHGIFGSIGIAGAPFIAALVFWTGAVTWQQYYLLLVIPGLGLAAYLFFGLTEHRKPPVTSTPNSETERDEGRWGAYLILVAGGAMAGFIYAAFMHFLPRYLNSAELRPSFMEPASFRNLLAAVVLIMGVLGQGIAGKFARPGRLQIQLALIMFANIGPLLWMAVATGPARFAAACLLGLVHFMTQPIYNSLIAQYVPFHRRSIGYGFSNMACFGIGALGPTFAGYAGSDFKVYGGLAIAAAASGMMALILHFIGKRDSTSV from the coding sequence ATGAACGCCACAACCTTTCGTCTGGTCATACTTATCTCGATGGCGCATGCACTCGTGCACGTGTTTGAACTCTCGCTGCCCAGCGTGGAACAGATGATTGGCGATGATTTTGACGTCGCCCGCGAGCAAACTGGCGTGTTGGGTACCGTGTGGCGCGTGCCGTTCGGCGTGGGGGCGTTCTTTGCCGGTTGGCTAGCGGATCGCTTTGGGTCGAAGCCGATGTTGGTGATCTATTTGCTCGGCTGCGCGGCGACGTCGCTGTTAGTTTGGACCTGCACGTCATTCGATGCGCTGTATGGCGTGATGTTCGCCATGGGTTGTTTTGCCAGCATTTATCACCCAGCCGGCTTGGCGTTTATCTCGCGGGAAACGACGCCGGAAACCCGTGGTGTTGCGCTCGGCTGGCATGGCATCTTCGGTTCGATCGGCATCGCTGGAGCTCCGTTTATAGCAGCCCTTGTCTTTTGGACGGGAGCAGTCACTTGGCAGCAGTATTATCTGTTGCTGGTCATTCCGGGCTTAGGGCTGGCGGCTTATCTCTTCTTTGGATTGACAGAGCATCGCAAACCACCCGTAACGTCCACTCCGAATAGTGAAACCGAACGCGATGAAGGCCGCTGGGGAGCCTATTTGATTTTGGTCGCCGGCGGTGCGATGGCTGGATTCATCTATGCAGCGTTTATGCATTTTTTACCGCGCTATTTGAACTCAGCTGAGTTGCGCCCCTCGTTTATGGAGCCTGCCAGTTTTCGCAACCTGCTCGCGGCGGTCGTGCTCATTATGGGGGTATTGGGACAAGGAATCGCCGGAAAATTTGCCCGGCCCGGTCGATTGCAGATTCAATTGGCGCTGATCATGTTCGCCAACATTGGCCCACTGTTGTGGATGGCCGTGGCCACCGGCCCAGCGCGGTTCGCTGCCGCCTGCCTGTTGGGCCTCGTGCACTTTATGACGCAGCCGATATACAATTCACTGATCGCGCAGTACGTCCCGTTCCATCGCCGCAGCATCGGCTACGGATTCAGCAACATGGCCTGCTTCGGTATCGGCGCGCTGGGGCCCACCTTTGCCGGATATGCGGGGAGCGATTTCAAAGTCTATGGCGGCTTAGCCATCGCCGCCGCCGCATCGGGCATGATGGCGCTCATCTTGCATTTTATCGGCAAGAGAGACTCGACCAGCGTTTAG
- a CDS encoding CBS domain-containing protein: MESPRLAQDIMVEKLVTLNPDQDVFESIKSLLKHKITGAPVVGDNRLYLGMFSEKCCMSVLTLIAHLASERGYPSAAPPTASQFMATKLVTLDPRTDVFDAIAYLLKHHVSGVPVIDADRNFLGVFSEKTSMRVLVDAAYENMPTTEVGAFKNPDRGRTISEQTTLLECAQIFLDTPYRRLCVLKDGKLVGQISRRDVLLNENILTAIVNDRREALIAESRQVDLSEAEEPTEHGPLPSTAVHNFSDRKAHTITADLDLLGIAQVFLTTPYRRLPVLHEGKLIGQISRRDVLLATNNLIQIAPEPVKAMLYLSSISDRQETRFA, from the coding sequence ATGGAGAGTCCGCGACTTGCCCAAGACATCATGGTCGAAAAACTGGTCACGCTGAATCCCGATCAAGATGTTTTTGAGTCGATCAAATCGTTACTCAAACATAAGATTACCGGTGCACCGGTGGTTGGCGACAACCGGTTGTATCTCGGTATGTTCAGTGAAAAATGCTGCATGAGTGTGCTCACGCTCATCGCCCACTTGGCGAGCGAGCGGGGGTACCCAAGTGCGGCGCCACCAACTGCCAGTCAGTTCATGGCAACAAAACTGGTGACGCTGGACCCGCGGACCGATGTCTTCGATGCCATTGCCTATCTGCTCAAGCACCATGTGTCGGGTGTTCCGGTCATCGATGCTGATCGCAATTTTCTAGGTGTGTTTTCCGAAAAAACGAGTATGCGCGTGCTCGTAGACGCCGCATATGAAAATATGCCGACCACCGAAGTCGGCGCATTTAAGAATCCCGATCGGGGACGCACGATTTCCGAACAGACGACTCTGCTGGAATGCGCGCAGATTTTTCTGGATACGCCCTACCGTCGGCTATGCGTGCTTAAAGACGGCAAATTGGTGGGACAAATCAGTCGCCGCGACGTGTTGCTGAACGAGAACATCCTCACGGCAATCGTTAATGATCGCCGTGAGGCCTTGATTGCCGAAAGCCGTCAAGTCGACCTGAGCGAAGCAGAAGAACCCACCGAGCACGGCCCGTTGCCTTCGACGGCAGTCCACAACTTTAGCGACAGGAAAGCTCACACAATCACTGCGGATTTGGATCTCTTGGGCATCGCTCAGGTTTTCTTAACAACCCCTTATCGCCGACTCCCCGTGCTTCACGAAGGCAAGCTCATTGGCCAAATCAGTCGTCGCGATGTCTTATTGGCTACGAATAACCTAATCCAAATCGCCCCGGAACCGGTTAAAGCAATGTTGTACCTGAGTAGCATCAGCGACCGGCAAGAGACGCGGTTCGCGTAA
- a CDS encoding leucine-rich repeat domain-containing protein, which yields MPQPVTSEEPTVDPPLSLRFRLFLYALLLACIGMPLAGWWWVRYRTTVALELQELGGDVTFFDGQTNVIFQSPQRIYLNSNKIDDALVSQISRYGNLQELDLREGELSEVGMVDLGKLTQLKELSLSNMQISGGLEYLENLTDIEDLMLYGATIDNEELRTIGRLTNLRSLNLGRTQITDAGLQHLSRLTKLRELWLADTKISDAGLVFLPTTMPLEFLDLSGTNVTDDGLAQWKLVKAPRVLSLRRTQVTGRGFSSIPFLQNVVSLDLRETPLDNVGLSEIGQLKSLEGLHLYKCRITDAGLQNLKSLSSLQRLYLAETSVTEESVPLLKSAWRLRSLSLKGLNFSEDAILEIERAQPSCIITR from the coding sequence ATGCCCCAACCCGTCACCAGCGAAGAACCAACCGTTGACCCGCCCCTGTCGCTGCGGTTTCGATTGTTTTTGTACGCGTTGCTTCTGGCGTGCATCGGAATGCCGCTCGCCGGTTGGTGGTGGGTACGCTACCGCACTACGGTCGCGCTGGAACTCCAGGAATTGGGTGGGGACGTCACATTTTTCGACGGACAGACCAACGTCATCTTCCAATCACCCCAACGGATCTATTTGAATTCCAATAAAATTGACGACGCATTGGTCAGCCAAATATCCCGCTATGGAAATCTGCAAGAACTGGACCTCCGGGAAGGTGAACTCTCCGAGGTCGGCATGGTCGATCTGGGAAAGCTGACACAACTCAAAGAGCTTTCCTTGTCCAATATGCAGATCAGTGGCGGTCTGGAATACCTCGAGAATCTCACTGATATCGAGGACTTGATGCTGTACGGGGCGACCATTGACAATGAAGAACTGAGGACGATCGGACGGCTCACAAATTTGCGTTCCTTGAATTTGGGGCGTACGCAAATCACCGATGCGGGACTGCAGCATCTTTCCAGGCTGACCAAACTGCGAGAACTGTGGTTAGCCGACACTAAGATCAGTGATGCCGGGCTGGTCTTTCTACCAACAACAATGCCTCTCGAATTCCTAGACCTTTCCGGTACGAATGTCACCGACGACGGACTGGCGCAATGGAAGCTGGTCAAGGCGCCTCGCGTGTTGAGTTTGCGACGTACGCAAGTCACCGGTCGCGGATTTTCGTCAATCCCGTTTTTGCAAAACGTCGTTAGTTTGGATCTCCGAGAAACACCGCTCGACAATGTCGGTTTAAGTGAAATCGGACAATTGAAAAGCCTTGAAGGATTGCATCTCTATAAATGCCGCATCACCGATGCAGGACTGCAAAACTTGAAATCGCTATCCTCGCTGCAAAGGCTTTACCTAGCAGAAACCAGCGTTACTGAAGAGTCTGTCCCCTTACTGAAGTCAGCCTGGAGGCTCAGGTCGTTATCACTCAAGGGTTTGAATTTCAGCGAGGACGCGATTTTGGAAATTGAGCGCGCCCAGCCGAGTTGCATAATCACGCGCTAA
- a CDS encoding sialate O-acetylesterase encodes MPALHRNLLLTGCLLLAVFSTTQSTRADVKMPALFGDHMVLQQGQPIPIWGWADPGEQVRVTLGGDVRTVTADAEGRWKVLLGKLSAGGPHKLEIQGNNALTLSDVLIGEVWVCSGQSNMQWDVSRSNDSDLEIASAKYPNIRLITVPQVGTQEPQDDFKGKWELCSPETVPSFSAVGYFFGRQLYQTLDVPIGLIDNSWGGSSAEAWVRRDLLEADAQYGPLMERWEKTESTYDHDKAVANYKEKLAAWKTKKEAGEKVGNQPRAPRNPLTNQHRPGNLYNGVLKPVIGYGIRGAIWYQGESNAGRAYQYRNLFPLMIQNWRDEWGQGDFPFYFVQLADFRNEVPGPADSAWAELREAQTMTMSKLPNTGEAVILNLGESSDIHPKNKQDVAKRLARWALAHDYGMDIVYRSPIYKSMETDGNKSVLTFDHVGGGLDTFDVPQLIGFTIAGEDQKFVPATAKIIGKNQIEVTSDQIEAPVAVRYAWADNPVCNVQNVEGLPLTPFRTDDWKGVTADSH; translated from the coding sequence ATGCCCGCGCTACACCGGAATTTGCTCCTGACCGGTTGTTTGTTACTTGCCGTTTTTTCCACCACACAATCGACGCGCGCAGACGTCAAGATGCCGGCGCTGTTCGGCGACCATATGGTTTTGCAACAAGGGCAGCCGATCCCGATCTGGGGCTGGGCCGATCCCGGCGAACAAGTGCGGGTGACGCTTGGCGGAGACGTTCGCACGGTCACCGCCGATGCGGAGGGCCGGTGGAAGGTCCTGCTCGGCAAATTGAGCGCCGGCGGCCCGCACAAGTTGGAGATTCAGGGAAACAATGCCCTGACGCTCAGCGACGTGCTTATCGGCGAGGTCTGGGTTTGCTCCGGCCAATCGAACATGCAGTGGGACGTATCACGGTCGAATGATAGCGACCTAGAAATCGCCTCGGCGAAGTATCCCAACATTCGGCTAATCACCGTTCCCCAAGTCGGCACGCAGGAACCACAGGACGATTTCAAAGGTAAATGGGAACTTTGTTCGCCTGAAACGGTTCCCTCGTTTTCCGCCGTTGGCTATTTCTTCGGCCGCCAATTGTACCAGACCTTGGATGTACCGATCGGGCTGATCGACAACTCTTGGGGTGGCTCCTCCGCCGAAGCTTGGGTGCGCCGGGATCTTCTTGAAGCTGATGCCCAGTATGGCCCGCTGATGGAGCGTTGGGAAAAAACCGAATCGACTTACGACCACGACAAAGCTGTGGCCAACTACAAGGAAAAATTGGCCGCTTGGAAAACCAAGAAAGAGGCGGGTGAAAAAGTTGGCAATCAACCGCGTGCCCCGCGCAATCCGCTGACCAATCAACATCGCCCAGGCAACCTGTACAACGGCGTGCTTAAGCCGGTGATCGGTTACGGTATTCGCGGCGCGATTTGGTACCAGGGTGAATCCAATGCCGGCCGTGCCTATCAATACCGCAACTTGTTTCCGCTCATGATTCAAAACTGGCGCGACGAATGGGGCCAAGGCGATTTCCCGTTTTACTTCGTGCAATTGGCCGACTTCCGCAACGAAGTTCCCGGACCGGCCGATTCGGCCTGGGCCGAACTGCGTGAAGCCCAAACCATGACGATGTCCAAATTACCCAACACAGGTGAAGCGGTAATCCTCAATCTGGGTGAGTCGAGTGACATCCACCCCAAAAACAAACAAGACGTCGCCAAACGTCTCGCCCGCTGGGCACTGGCCCACGATTACGGCATGGATATCGTCTATCGCAGCCCCATTTATAAATCGATGGAGACCGACGGCAATAAAAGCGTGCTCACGTTCGACCACGTGGGCGGCGGGTTGGATACCTTTGACGTGCCGCAACTGATCGGCTTCACGATTGCTGGAGAAGACCAAAAGTTTGTACCGGCGACCGCCAAGATCATCGGCAAAAACCAAATCGAGGTGACCAGCGATCAAATCGAAGCCCCCGTGGCGGTTCGCTACGCTTGGGCCGACAACCCCGTATGCAACGTGCAAAACGTCGAAGGCCTGCCGCTCACACCGTTTCGTACCGACGACTGGAAAGGTGTGACAGCGGATTCACACTAA
- a CDS encoding SDR family NAD(P)-dependent oxidoreductase gives MTDGKQFADLSSLRAVVTGASTGIGRAIALELARGGARTIVHCRQSLEAATAVCEEIQSTGGEAHLLSADVGQPDSAQKLIDAAWSHWDGLDIWINNAGVDLLTGDGATLDYGEKLQKLLDVDVRSAVLIGKEVGHRMQKSGHGVILNIGWDQADRGMEGDSGELFATAKNAVMGFTRSLAVSVAPQVRVNCIAPGWIQTAWGDNASETWQARVLAETPLQRWGTPEDIAKLARFLVSHDADYITGQVISANGGAIR, from the coding sequence ATGACAGACGGGAAACAGTTCGCGGATTTGTCCTCGCTCAGGGCGGTCGTTACCGGTGCGTCGACAGGCATCGGTCGTGCGATTGCTTTGGAGTTGGCGCGCGGAGGAGCGCGAACGATTGTGCATTGCCGTCAATCACTGGAGGCGGCTACCGCGGTGTGTGAGGAGATTCAATCGACCGGCGGCGAAGCTCATCTGCTTTCCGCTGATGTGGGACAACCCGATTCCGCACAGAAGCTGATCGACGCGGCTTGGAGTCACTGGGACGGCCTCGACATCTGGATCAACAATGCCGGTGTGGATCTATTGACGGGCGACGGAGCGACGTTGGACTATGGTGAAAAGCTACAAAAGCTGTTGGATGTCGATGTGCGGTCAGCGGTACTGATTGGCAAAGAGGTCGGTCACCGTATGCAGAAGTCAGGTCACGGCGTGATTCTCAATATCGGTTGGGATCAGGCGGATCGAGGCATGGAGGGGGACAGCGGAGAATTGTTTGCAACCGCGAAAAATGCGGTCATGGGGTTCACCCGCTCGTTAGCGGTGAGTGTCGCACCGCAGGTCCGCGTGAATTGCATTGCGCCGGGGTGGATTCAAACCGCCTGGGGTGATAATGCGAGCGAGACGTGGCAAGCACGGGTGTTGGCGGAAACGCCGCTGCAGCGCTGGGGCACGCCGGAAGATATTGCCAAACTGGCCCGCTTTTTGGTTTCGCACGATGCCGACTACATTACGGGACAAGTCATCTCAGCCAACGGAGGGGCCATTCGATAG
- a CDS encoding 4a-hydroxytetrahydrobiopterin dehydratase, producing MPNYIQLSDEEIKQTLESMPEWEYRDGWIRRLYKTPGWSHTLMLASTIGYLADAAYHHPDLALGYAQVIVKLQTHRVKGITQLDIALAKRIDEIVLWQPGEDSPFDGYPKTWVH from the coding sequence ATGCCCAATTACATTCAATTGTCCGACGAAGAAATCAAGCAGACGCTGGAATCGATGCCCGAGTGGGAATATCGTGACGGCTGGATTCGCCGGCTCTACAAAACTCCCGGCTGGTCGCACACACTGATGCTGGCCAGCACAATCGGCTATCTCGCTGATGCGGCCTATCATCACCCCGATTTAGCGTTGGGGTATGCGCAAGTGATCGTCAAACTGCAGACGCATCGCGTGAAAGGTATCACGCAATTAGACATTGCTCTGGCGAAACGCATTGACGAGATCGTGTTGTGGCAGCCCGGCGAGGATTCGCCGTTCGACGGGTACCCAAAAACCTGGGTACATTGA
- a CDS encoding peptidyl-alpha-hydroxyglycine alpha-amidating lyase family protein — MNYRYSVLTLMSALAALSLFIDQTVAQNPTHAVAPTITEYDVDPAWPQRPESISGAGWVSGLAVDDKDQVWFFRKGPDPVQVYSASGEFVRSWGKDRFLNPHQLRIGPDGNIWVADFGLHVVQKFTPEGELLQTLGVRGEKGDDELHFNMPTDMVITPKGDIFVTDGYGNRRIVHFDKDGKFVKAWGSYGTEPGKFVLPHAIQLDSQGLLYVADRNSARIQIFTQEGELVDQWSNLIMPWGISINKKDEVWVCGSSPHWWVRDGKAPEYKDQLFMRFNTDGRVQQVWSIPLGDIGENKDKPDVSRLKPGEAVGVHCIAQDSQGNLYVGDIYGERAQKFVPVTQRAPAKSK, encoded by the coding sequence ATGAACTATCGATATTCCGTGCTCACCTTGATGTCGGCATTGGCAGCATTGTCCCTGTTCATCGATCAGACGGTGGCACAGAATCCAACGCATGCGGTGGCCCCGACGATCACCGAATACGATGTTGATCCCGCATGGCCGCAACGGCCGGAATCCATTAGCGGTGCCGGTTGGGTGTCCGGGTTAGCAGTCGATGACAAGGATCAGGTGTGGTTCTTTCGCAAAGGCCCTGATCCGGTTCAGGTCTATTCGGCCAGCGGCGAATTCGTCCGTTCTTGGGGCAAGGATCGATTCCTCAATCCACACCAATTGCGGATCGGTCCCGATGGGAACATCTGGGTGGCCGATTTTGGTTTGCATGTCGTGCAGAAATTTACTCCCGAAGGAGAACTGCTACAGACGCTCGGCGTCCGCGGTGAAAAAGGGGATGATGAGCTGCATTTCAATATGCCGACCGATATGGTGATTACGCCAAAAGGGGATATTTTCGTCACCGATGGTTATGGGAATCGCCGGATTGTGCATTTCGACAAGGACGGCAAGTTTGTGAAGGCCTGGGGGAGTTACGGTACGGAACCGGGCAAGTTTGTCTTGCCGCACGCGATTCAACTCGACTCCCAAGGCTTGTTGTATGTCGCCGATCGCAACAGCGCGCGGATTCAGATCTTTACGCAGGAGGGCGAATTGGTCGATCAATGGTCCAATTTAATCATGCCTTGGGGGATTTCGATCAACAAAAAAGATGAAGTCTGGGTCTGCGGATCGTCACCCCACTGGTGGGTCCGGGACGGCAAAGCGCCGGAATACAAGGACCAATTGTTCATGCGTTTCAACACCGATGGCCGCGTCCAACAAGTCTGGTCGATCCCCCTGGGCGACATCGGCGAGAACAAAGACAAACCGGACGTCTCGCGGCTGAAGCCGGGCGAAGCGGTCGGTGTGCACTGTATTGCACAGGACTCGCAGGGCAATCTGTATGTGGGCGACATCTACGGCGAACGGGCGCAAAAATTCGTTCCGGTGACCCAACGCGCGCCGGCCAAAAGTAAATAG